TCATGAGGGAATGTGGTTAGAAAGATGCTTTCTGGTCCGAGGCTAGGGCGTCGGACCGGTTGTCGGCTGTGCGTGTTTGGAAAAACTAGGCGGATAAATCTGGCGGTAAGATAAGGTGACTTGCCAGATTCAGAAGCGCCTGCCTTGTTTGTTAGGCCTGAGCACCGTTACTACTACCGCCTATTGCTTATTTTTGATGTCCTAGCTTTCCATTTCCAAACACATTCCATTCGTATGAGCCTGTTTGATACGTTTGCGCATCTGTCTTCCGGCAACAAGATTCTGGAGGCCGAAGAAATTCTTAAGAAGCTGGAGGCCACCGAGCTAACGCCCGAGCAGCTCTCCTTAGTAACGCGCCTGCACGAGCTGTTGCGACAGCTCGACAGCAATAACACGATGGGCTTATTTTTGTAAGCAACGGCCGCTGGGCTTATGAACGATCCTGAAATTCGTGCGCTACTTTACCCGCTGCTGCAAGACGGCGTGTACGTAGATGAGCTGCCCACCGGCACCACCCGCGCCGACGTGGTGCACATTACGCCCACGTTTATGCACTGCTACGAGGTGAAGGGCGACGCGGACACGCTCAAGCGGGTGCTGCCGCAGCTCAAATGCTACGGCGTGGTCTACGACTTGGTCACGTTCGTGGTAACGGAAAGACACGTGGAGAAGCTGCTGCCCATGCTGCCAGCCTGGGTCGGGGTGATGGTCGCGTCGGCGGAGGGCGTACGTACGCATCGGCCTGCTTTGTACAATTCGGCGGTCGAGCGGGCGCACTTAGCAGGCTTGCTCCTGCGCGAAGAGGTGCAGCAATACCTCATGACCCTAGGCCTGAAGGGCGCCAGCCAGCTAAGGCGGCGGGAACTGGTCCGCATCCTAGCCCAAACGCATTCAATCCCGCTTTCGGGCTTAGCGCAATTTGTACGCGAACGACTCATTGCCCGCATGCCTCAGCGCCTCCAGAACCGCGCCGAACGCAAGGCAGAGCGCCAACGAATAGCAGCCCGTCGGCGCAAACGCAAGAAGCACAAAGCGGCAGCTGCTGTCAAACAGCGCTAGAAACTACTGTTACCCTGCTAGCATCGTAGGTATCTGATTATCTGAGATTTTTGCTCGGCTGATATTCGTGCTATCTTGAGCCATATGATCAGAAATATACTCCTACTTTGCCTGCCTTTATTAGTGGTCGGAGCACAAGTCAGCGCCCAAAACGGCTGCACCGATTCTAGGGCCTCCAACTACAGTGCAGGCGCAACAGTCAACGATGGTTCCTGCCAGTACACGGCTACCTCCACCTTGCTACTCACCAAAGCACCACTGCCGAGCGCAGTGATTGAAAGCTCCGGCTTGCAGTACACCGACCAGCGCCTGTGGACGTTCAACGATAGCGGCAACGACCCCATCCTCTATCGCCTCGACCCCAACCTAGCTACCATTCAGCAGCAGGTGCGCGTTAGCAATTTCATCAACGTGGACTGGGAAGATATTGCGGCTGATGCGCAGTACCTCTACATCGGCGACTTCGGCAACAACAACGGTGACCGGCGCGACCTGCGTATTCTGCGCGTCCGCAAAGCGGCCATCGGCACGGGTACCACGGAAGAGGTGGCGGCAGAGGCTATCCAGTTCAGCTACCCCGACCAAACCAACTTCAACCCCGGCACCAACAACCACAACTTTGATTGTGAGGCTTTTTTCTTCGCCAACGACTCACTGCACCTGTTCACGAAGAACTGGGCCGACCTGAAGACTACCTACTACACCGTGCCCGCCACGCCTGGTACGCACGTTGCTCGCCGCCGGGGTAGCTTCAACGTTAACGGCCTAATTACCGCCGCCGACCTCAACGCGGCCGGCACCGAAGCTAGCTTACTTGGCTACAACCAGAACACCGGCGCTACCTTCCTGTGGCTGCTATTCGATTTCCCGAGTACTAGCTTTTTGCAGGGCAATAAAAGGAGAATAGAGCTTCCGAACGCGCTGACCATCGGGCAGGCCGAAGGCCTCACGTTCACGAGTCGCTATACGATGTTGTTGTCCAACGAGCGGGTGTCGGTGGGGCCACTTACCATTCCGGCGCGACTCTACGAGCTGAACGCCAGTCAGTGGCTAGCCCCTGTTATCACCACGGCTAATAAGCAGTCGCAACTCAACAGCTTCACACTCTTTCCAAACCCTGCCAGTCGCACGCTACACATTCAGAGCCAGGAAGGATTTGCTCCTAATACCAGCGTTGTACTTCAAGACCTTCAAGGGCAAACCGTTTTGACCTCTACTCTTGCTTCCGGCAACCTCGATCATACCATTGACATTCAACCGGTTGCTGCAGGAACTTATTTACTAAGAATTCAGTCCGACAAAGTTGTTTTCGTAAGAAAACTAGCAGTACAGTGACAGTCAAAGTCAACCTAGCTTACACCTAGGCGGCTACGAGGTTAAGCTAGGTGCAGCCTGCTCGCCGTCTCGGATTCATGCGCTACACTCCCTGGTCAGTCCGGCTTCAAGGCGGGTCCTACGAATTGAGTGCCGTAGGATGCCGCCAGCGCTCTACGTCCCTCAACGCTTTGATCCTTCAGCTTGCTTGCCGTGCGAAAATACTCTTCCATTCTCGCGGCGGGTTGGTGCATCACAATTAAGCGGCCCGCGCCCTCGCTGGTTTTCACAAAGGCGTGCGCAGTGCCCCGCGGCACCAGCAACGTGTCGCCGACTTTTAAGCGCATTATCTCTTCTCCCGCCTGAAACTTGAACTCGCCCTCCAGCACCTGAAACCATTCATCACAGTTGTCGTGCTTGTGCAAAGCAGGACCTACTTTCTCGGGCCGGAGCGTGTCGAAAATCACACAACGGCCCTCCGTATCTTTCTCCGACACTTTGACCAAGAAAGTGGCATCCATAAATTGAAAAGGCGCATTTGCACGATCAGCTCCAGCGCGCACCAGCACACTCTTTTGGGGCAACAGTTTACCCTTAGCCCCCTGGCCTATACTTAGCCAAGATGGGCGGATGGAACTAGCTGGAACCACTAAAGCCAAACTGAGAAAATTGCGACGTTGCATAAGCACCAAAGGATATGAAATCAGACGATTACAGATAAGCATGCAACTCCAATAGGCTCAATGAAGGCTGATCAGTCAGGCGTTAGGGGCGGCCCCACGTAATGAATATCATGCGCCTCGGCTAGTGCCTGCCGGGCTTGTTGGCTTTGGTCGGCCATCTTGCTAGCCGTTCGGAAGAACTCCTCCATCGTACCAGCCGGCTGGTGCATCACAATCAGACGCGCAGTCCCTTCGCTCGTCTTGACAAAGGCATGCTGCATGTCGCGGGGTACCAGCAGTGTGTCGCCGGCTTTGAGCCGCATGAACTCTTCTCCCGCCTGAAATTTAAATTCGCCCTCTAGCACCTGAAACCACTCGTCGCAGTTATGATGGGTGTGCAATACTGGACCTACTTTCGCTGGCCGAAGTGTGTCGAAAATAACACAGCGACCCTCCGTATCTTTTCCCGATACTTTGACGAAAAAGGTAGCATCCAGAAATTTGAAGGGCTCATTCGAACGGTCGGCGTGGTCGCGCACCAAGACGCTTCTCTTAGGCGGCTCACTCCCTGGGCGTGCAGCGAACGCCCCCAACCAAGATGGCGCATACGGCCATACCGGCGCTACAGCAGACAGAAAAAGGAAGTCACGGCGTTGCATAGGCAATACGTTGGAGTACACGACGGCACGCATGAGCAATGTTTCAACTTACGGTACGGGCGTAGCAGCTCCCCTAGCTACTTTGTTACAATGTCGTGCTAATGGCAATTTCTGAATTTATCTGACCACAATCAATCACACAAACATGTGATAATGAACAAGCTACTTACTACTAGCTGATCAACTCTCGGACCCACTCTAGATTGAGAGATTTCCAGAGCCTAGGTAAACACAAGAACGTCCCGGTGAACTGGTCGAAGCATCTTTCCCAGAGTAGATGATTACTACTTTGGGAGATGCTTCGACCGGCTCACCGGGACGTTCTTGTGTTTGTAAGAAGTTAGCGCTTCCCTACACTACCCTTCGCCTCCGATGCGGGCGCTTTCGCACCAGCTGCTTTAGGGAAGTTTTCCGGCGGACCTAGGTAGCTAGGCTTCAGGCCACCCTGGTCGACTACTAACTTTTCTAGCACCACGCCGGCGTCCACGCGCCAAAACTTCAGCACATGCTCGCCGGGTTTGGCCAATGTATGTTGCGAGGTTTTGAGAATGATATTCTCCGCTACTGCTTTTTCCCAGGGCCGATTGCCATTGTCGGCGACCATGCCGGTATGCAGATTGATAATTTGTGGCGCTTCGTCATCAAACGACACGGCGTAGCGCAAGCCTTGACTGTTGGTGAAATCCAGCGTCGGAGCTAGGTAGGCCTGCACAGTTACGGGCCCAGCTTGGGCGAGCGAGATGCGATACTCCAAGTGCGGACTCGTGCCGCCCGGTGCAGTAGTGGGCGCGGCCGTAACCGGGAACGTGGTGACGGCGCCCGCCGTGCGACCTAGGTCGGGCAGACGCTGCCAGCTGATGGGGCTGGTATTTACCGCTTGGGTATAGTGCTCCGCATCAATCGAAACGAGTTGGTTGCTAGCATAGGGCACCGGAGCAGTTGGCTCCGCAGCAGCCGTGATTTTGTCCGGCGACAGAGTTACCACGTCCGGCATTTTGTCGATTGGTGGTTGCTGCCAATACGTATACCCAATGTGCGTTTGGTCCATCATGTGGTTCCACTTGCCCCCAGTTAACGAATGGTAATGATCTTTAATCGCTACATCCTTATCAAACAGGGCTTTCGCTTTGTCAGCAAGCGCATTGGTTGTAGAAGCGCCAGTCTTGGCGGCTTCGCGGTTGCGGGCGACAGTGTAATACAGCTCATTCAGGTTGGCGCACGCCTGCACAGGGTGCAACACCAACTCGAAATAGGCATCCCGACTGGCAGCGGGCAGCTTCTGGTTGATGGCTTCGGCGCGGGTTAGCAGTTGTTGATATTCGTTTACGACAGTGGCCCACTCGCCAGTAGCTAGGCTGTACGTATTGGCATCCAGCAGTTCGGGCTTGCGGCGGGCGTTGTACTTGGCGTACTTGGCCAGAATGTCGGCAATGTCGGCGGCGTGCTTCTCGCCGAATTGCTGCGCGGCCCATTGCTGGGTATACGCCGCCACTTGGTCCGCCTTGATGTTGTCGGGGTTCCAGGCGTAGTCGAGGAAGAAACTGATGGGCAGCTCTACTGGCTTCAGGTCGCCCACGTTCACAATCCAGATCTGGTCGACGCCGTACTCATAAGCTAGGTGCATTTGTTCCCAGATGCGTGGCAGCGGATTGGTATTGAGCCACTTGTAATTGCGCGGACCACCCACGTAGTCGAAGTGATAGTAAATACCGTAACCACCCTTCCGAGGCTTGTCACTTAGCTTAGGCAGCTTGCGGAGGTTACCCCAGTTGTCGTCGCAGAGCAGCAAGGTCACGTCGTCGGGTACGCGCATGCCTTTGTCGTAGTAGTCCTGCACTTCCTTGTAGAGGGCCCAGAGCTGCGGGGTTTGGCTAGCAGGCTTATGGGTTTCCTCGCCCAAGATTTTGCGCTGATCGGCCACAATTTTCTCCAGCAGGGCAATGTTGCTTCCTTCCGACATCGGCTCGTCGCCGTCGCCGCGCATGCCCACGGTCACGATGCTTTCGTGGGTGCCCATGTTCCGGATGCCTTGGCGCCAGAAGTTACGCAGCGTACTATCATTGGTCTGGTAGTTCCAAGCTCCCTTGCCGTAGCGCTTCCACTCCTGCTGAGCGCGGAGCATGGGCTCGTGGTGCGAGGTGCCCATCACGATGCCGTATTCGTCGGCTAACACTGGGCTCTGCTTGTCGTCGTCATTAAAGGCGTTGCCCCACATAGCCGGCCACAGGTAGTTGCCTTTCAAGCGCAATAGCAACTCAAACACATGCACGTACATCTTGGAGTTGATGCCGCCGAATTTTTCCTTCGCCCAGCCTGATAGCGCGGGCGCTTCATCGTTCAGGAAAATGCCCCGGTACTTCACCTTGGGCTCACCCTGTGTATGCCGCCCGGCTGATACGTACAGCGCCTGCTGCGGCTGGGTGGGCACGTCGGCCCACCAGTACCACGGCGACACGCCCATCTGCTGCGACAGGTCGTAGATACCGTAAATAGTGCCCCGCTTATCGCTGCCCGCAATAACCAAGGCCCGGTCTACACCTGGCATTGGCTTCTCCACGATCTGCTCGACAAACACCTCCCACTTACCGGCTACGTTCGACACATCAAGCTTCTTGTCGCGCACGAGCTGGTCGATGAGCGGGCTCTTGCCGATAGTACCGATCAGTACCACTTCTTTGCCCGTGGGCGCTTTATCAGTGGTCAGTGTAGGCGTGACCGTCGTCACGCGGTTGATATCCGTTTGCAAATCCTTCGCGGCTCGCAGCACGCCCGGCCAGTCGCTGGCGCTGGCGTAGAGCGGCGCGGCTTTACCAGCCGCTTCCAGTGTGAAGCTAGCTTTCTGCTTCTTCGACGTGACGTACGAGGTACCATCAATTGCCCACGCGGCCTGCGAGGCACTCACCGTGAAGCCCGCTACTAGCAGGAAAGTCAGAACTCTAAGCCGGGGCAACCACCGGCCAATACGTGACAGAACCATAAGTGAAGCTTGTTAAATTTTATCCTTCTTAACTGCTTGGAGCACTGCTTGAAGAGCAGGCTTGGGCTGGTAGGAGCGGTCAAATAGCAACGGGTAACTAGTACGACCTCGAATGGGCCAGTCGTTCAACCAGGAATCGGCATCGGTGACGCCCCACAGCGTAATGCGGTCAATCACGTCGCGGTGCTTGTGGAACAAGGCGAACAAGTCGGCGTAGCGCTGGGTGAGCTTCTGCTGCACCGAATCAGGTAGCCCGCTGGTGTACACGTTGTATTTCTCATCCGCGCTGAAGGTCTCGGCGATATCGGCGCCCTGACGCTTGCTAGGATTAGGCAATACGTCGATATCGAGCTCCGTGAAGTTCACATGGACCCCGAGCTTGGCAAAGGCCACAATGCTGGCTTCCACTTGCTCGATGCTCGGTTTGGTCAGCCCGTAATGGCCTTGCATGCCGATGGCGGTTACTTTGATGCCCTTAGCCTGTAAGCCTTTTACGAGCTTAATCACACCCTCGCGCTTCTCGGGACGATATAGGCTGTAATCGTTATAATACAACTGAGCTTTCGGGTCGGCTTTATGCGCGTACTCAAAGGCTTTGGCGGCGAAGTCTTCCCCTAGGATCTCCAGCCACTTGGTTTTGCGCAACTCGCCTTGCTGATCGTCAATGGCTTCGTTCACTACATCCCAGCCGCCGATCTTGCCTTTGTAGCGGCCAACAACGGTGTTAATATGCTCTTCCAAATGCTTTAGGAGCACTTCGCGGCTGGCGGGCTGGCCTTTTTCGTCCTCAAACACCCACTTAGGCGTTTGTTGGTGCCACATGAGTGTGTGGCCGATGATGAACATCTTGTTTTGCTGCCCGAAGGCCACGTAGTCGTCGGCGGGCTTGAAGTTGTACTTGCCGGGTTGCGGATGCACTGCTTCCCACTTCAGCAGGTTCTCGGGGCTGATGGTGTTAAACTGCTGCTTGATCAGCGCCGTAGCTTTGGCATCCTGGCCGCTAATCTGTCGGTAGTTGAGGGCCGCGCCGACATAAAAATCATCTTTGAACGTATCTTTCAGCGTGGGCGCGGACTTCTGCACAAAGCCTAAACCTAGGCCTGTTAGGGCAATATAAATCAGTTTTTTTTTGGCTCTCATGGTTGTGGTGGGTTGCGAAACAAAGTAGGTCGATACGCCCGCGAAGAACGATTCTATAGGAATGCGCCACGACGCGTTCCTATAGATCTAGACAACGCAAAAAAATAACTCCCCGTAATCAGCTGACTTACAGCTAATCACGGGGAGTTATATAAATTACTACCTTAGATGTACTGGTTGATGATGTTCTCCAACCACTCCTGCTTGCCGCTCTTCTGCTCCGGCTCGCCGTTGCTGAGAGCGTAGGTGCGCAGGTCCTCCAGCGTGAGCTGGCCGTCTTCGAAGGCTTTGCCCTGCCCGCTGTCGAAGGAGGCATAGCGCTGCTGACGGAACTGCTTGTAGGGCGACTTCTCCAGGATGTCGTTGGCGACCACCAGGGCCCGAGCAAACGTGTCCATGCCCCCGATGTGGGCCACGAAGATGTCCTCCAGGTCCGTGGAGTTGCGCCGGGTCTTGGCGTCGAAGTTGATGCCGCCGGGCTTGATGCCCCCATGCTCCAGGATGATGAGCATGGACTCGGTCAGTTCGTTGAGGTTGTTGGGGAACTGGTCCGTGTCCCAGCCGTTCTGGTAGTCACCGCGGTTGGCGTCCATCGAGCCCAGCATATTGGCATCGGCCGCTACTTGCAGCTCGTGCTGGAACGTGTGGCCCGCCAGCGTGGCGTGGTTCACCTCTAGGTTCAGCTGGAAGTCGTTCTCCAGGCCGTGCTCCTTGAGGAAGCCGATGACCGTGGCCGCGTCGAAGTCGTACTGGTGCTTGGTGGGCTCGGCGGGCTTAGGCTCAATGAAGAACTTGCCCTGGAAGCCTTGCTGACGCGCGTAGTCGCGGGCCATGGTGAGGAAGCGGCCCATGTGAGCCAGCTCGCGCTTCATGTTGGTGTTGAGCAGGGTCATGTAGCCTTCGCGGCCGCCCCAGAACACGTAGTTCTCCCCGCC
This Hymenobacter sp. GOD-10R DNA region includes the following protein-coding sequences:
- a CDS encoding sce7726 family protein; its protein translation is MNDPEIRALLYPLLQDGVYVDELPTGTTRADVVHITPTFMHCYEVKGDADTLKRVLPQLKCYGVVYDLVTFVVTERHVEKLLPMLPAWVGVMVASAEGVRTHRPALYNSAVERAHLAGLLLREEVQQYLMTLGLKGASQLRRRELVRILAQTHSIPLSGLAQFVRERLIARMPQRLQNRAERKAERQRIAARRRKRKKHKAAAAVKQR
- a CDS encoding T9SS type A sorting domain-containing protein — protein: MIRNILLLCLPLLVVGAQVSAQNGCTDSRASNYSAGATVNDGSCQYTATSTLLLTKAPLPSAVIESSGLQYTDQRLWTFNDSGNDPILYRLDPNLATIQQQVRVSNFINVDWEDIAADAQYLYIGDFGNNNGDRRDLRILRVRKAAIGTGTTEEVAAEAIQFSYPDQTNFNPGTNNHNFDCEAFFFANDSLHLFTKNWADLKTTYYTVPATPGTHVARRRGSFNVNGLITAADLNAAGTEASLLGYNQNTGATFLWLLFDFPSTSFLQGNKRRIELPNALTIGQAEGLTFTSRYTMLLSNERVSVGPLTIPARLYELNASQWLAPVITTANKQSQLNSFTLFPNPASRTLHIQSQEGFAPNTSVVLQDLQGQTVLTSTLASGNLDHTIDIQPVAAGTYLLRIQSDKVVFVRKLAVQ
- a CDS encoding cupin domain-containing protein, with the protein product MDATFLVKVSEKDTEGRCVIFDTLRPEKVGPALHKHDNCDEWFQVLEGEFKFQAGEEIMRLKVGDTLLVPRGTAHAFVKTSEGAGRLIVMHQPAARMEEYFRTASKLKDQSVEGRRALAASYGTQFVGPALKPD
- a CDS encoding cupin domain-containing protein, whose product is MRAVVYSNVLPMQRRDFLFLSAVAPVWPYAPSWLGAFAARPGSEPPKRSVLVRDHADRSNEPFKFLDATFFVKVSGKDTEGRCVIFDTLRPAKVGPVLHTHHNCDEWFQVLEGEFKFQAGEEFMRLKAGDTLLVPRDMQHAFVKTSEGTARLIVMHQPAGTMEEFFRTASKMADQSQQARQALAEAHDIHYVGPPLTPD
- a CDS encoding glycosyl hydrolase 115 family protein, yielding MVLSRIGRWLPRLRVLTFLLVAGFTVSASQAAWAIDGTSYVTSKKQKASFTLEAAGKAAPLYASASDWPGVLRAAKDLQTDINRVTTVTPTLTTDKAPTGKEVVLIGTIGKSPLIDQLVRDKKLDVSNVAGKWEVFVEQIVEKPMPGVDRALVIAGSDKRGTIYGIYDLSQQMGVSPWYWWADVPTQPQQALYVSAGRHTQGEPKVKYRGIFLNDEAPALSGWAKEKFGGINSKMYVHVFELLLRLKGNYLWPAMWGNAFNDDDKQSPVLADEYGIVMGTSHHEPMLRAQQEWKRYGKGAWNYQTNDSTLRNFWRQGIRNMGTHESIVTVGMRGDGDEPMSEGSNIALLEKIVADQRKILGEETHKPASQTPQLWALYKEVQDYYDKGMRVPDDVTLLLCDDNWGNLRKLPKLSDKPRKGGYGIYYHFDYVGGPRNYKWLNTNPLPRIWEQMHLAYEYGVDQIWIVNVGDLKPVELPISFFLDYAWNPDNIKADQVAAYTQQWAAQQFGEKHAADIADILAKYAKYNARRKPELLDANTYSLATGEWATVVNEYQQLLTRAEAINQKLPAASRDAYFELVLHPVQACANLNELYYTVARNREAAKTGASTTNALADKAKALFDKDVAIKDHYHSLTGGKWNHMMDQTHIGYTYWQQPPIDKMPDVVTLSPDKITAAAEPTAPVPYASNQLVSIDAEHYTQAVNTSPISWQRLPDLGRTAGAVTTFPVTAAPTTAPGGTSPHLEYRISLAQAGPVTVQAYLAPTLDFTNSQGLRYAVSFDDEAPQIINLHTGMVADNGNRPWEKAVAENIILKTSQHTLAKPGEHVLKFWRVDAGVVLEKLVVDQGGLKPSYLGPPENFPKAAGAKAPASEAKGSVGKR
- a CDS encoding endo-1,4-beta-xylanase translates to MRAKKKLIYIALTGLGLGFVQKSAPTLKDTFKDDFYVGAALNYRQISGQDAKATALIKQQFNTISPENLLKWEAVHPQPGKYNFKPADDYVAFGQQNKMFIIGHTLMWHQQTPKWVFEDEKGQPASREVLLKHLEEHINTVVGRYKGKIGGWDVVNEAIDDQQGELRKTKWLEILGEDFAAKAFEYAHKADPKAQLYYNDYSLYRPEKREGVIKLVKGLQAKGIKVTAIGMQGHYGLTKPSIEQVEASIVAFAKLGVHVNFTELDIDVLPNPSKRQGADIAETFSADEKYNVYTSGLPDSVQQKLTQRYADLFALFHKHRDVIDRITLWGVTDADSWLNDWPIRGRTSYPLLFDRSYQPKPALQAVLQAVKKDKI
- the xylA gene encoding xylose isomerase, with the protein product MSSITLSKTEFFQGIGQIKFEGRESDNPLAFKWYDADRLVAGKTMKEHLRFATAYWHTFTGTGGDPFGPGTKHFPWDAQGDLLGRAKDKADAAFEFFTKIGSPYYCFHDIDLVDEGSSLPEYERNLQAIVDYLKEHQQESGVKLLWGTANVFSHPRYMNGASTNPEFGALAFAGTQVKNALDATIALGGENYVFWGGREGYMTLLNTNMKRELAHMGRFLTMARDYARQQGFQGKFFIEPKPAEPTKHQYDFDAATVIGFLKEHGLENDFQLNLEVNHATLAGHTFQHELQVAADANMLGSMDANRGDYQNGWDTDQFPNNLNELTESMLIILEHGGIKPGGINFDAKTRRNSTDLEDIFVAHIGGMDTFARALVVANDILEKSPYKQFRQQRYASFDSGQGKAFEDGQLTLEDLRTYALSNGEPEQKSGKQEWLENIINQYI